A region of Cellulophaga sp. RHA19 DNA encodes the following proteins:
- a CDS encoding arsenate reductase family protein, whose amino-acid sequence MGEIAKSNRQITLYYSSESIRAKQTLAYAKTEGFIVQEVDILKEKLTGLQIIELADRLHITVAELVNQQHPKYKKNFEPHNFSTNDWIKMIQHNPTIMKQPIALRGDITILIETPTDILKI is encoded by the coding sequence ATGGGAGAAATAGCTAAGTCTAATAGGCAAATTACATTGTATTATAGTTCTGAGTCTATTAGGGCAAAACAAACCTTAGCTTATGCAAAAACAGAAGGTTTTATAGTGCAAGAAGTAGACATTTTAAAAGAAAAACTTACAGGCTTACAAATTATAGAGCTGGCAGATAGGTTACACATAACGGTTGCAGAATTGGTAAACCAGCAGCATCCTAAGTACAAGAAAAATTTTGAACCTCATAACTTTTCTACCAACGATTGGATAAAGATGATACAACACAACCCTACTATAATGAAGCAGCCCATTGCTTTAAGAGGAGATATTACCATTTTAATAGAGACACCTACAGACATTCTTAAAATTTAG
- a CDS encoding universal stress protein, whose product MKKIVIPTDFSETAMNAIMYAIHLFKHDISQITIVHAFADEVYKNTTTLDREDFEEYKNAYQKKIETALQKEVADILEASPNPKHKYTYVSCFGSLVDEINQIVEQQNADLVVMGTKGKTNNRNITFGSNTLQVIKYVECPVLAVPVTYHREYPKNILFPTDYMLAYKRRELKLLSTLAKNYSATVNFLYVSDFKPSSHRQLDNKMFLDATFKDNTCTNLKTSGTDITASINNTIAAEKIDMLVMVNRRHSYLENILYSSTIEEIGLQIKIPFLVLQNLSR is encoded by the coding sequence ATGAAAAAAATAGTTATTCCAACAGATTTTTCAGAAACAGCTATGAATGCCATAATGTATGCCATACATTTATTTAAGCATGACATTAGTCAAATAACAATAGTACACGCCTTTGCAGACGAAGTATATAAAAACACAACCACGTTAGATAGAGAAGATTTTGAGGAGTACAAAAATGCCTATCAAAAAAAAATAGAAACAGCTTTACAAAAAGAAGTTGCAGATATATTAGAAGCATCTCCCAACCCAAAACACAAATACACTTATGTCTCTTGCTTTGGTAGCTTGGTAGATGAGATAAACCAAATTGTAGAACAACAAAATGCAGACTTGGTTGTAATGGGCACAAAGGGCAAAACAAACAACCGCAATATAACTTTTGGTAGCAATACATTGCAAGTTATAAAATATGTAGAATGTCCGGTTTTAGCAGTACCGGTAACGTACCACAGAGAGTACCCTAAAAACATACTTTTTCCTACAGACTATATGCTGGCGTACAAACGCAGAGAGTTAAAGTTGCTAAGTACCTTGGCAAAAAACTACAGTGCTACGGTAAACTTCTTGTATGTGTCAGATTTTAAACCATCATCACACAGGCAGCTAGACAATAAAATGTTTTTAGACGCCACATTTAAAGACAATACCTGTACCAACTTAAAAACCTCTGGTACAGATATAACAGCAAGCATAAATAACACCATAGCAGCAGAAAAAATAGATATGTTAGTAATGGTAAACCGCAGACACTCATACCTAGAAAACATACTTTACAGTTCTACTATAGAAGAAATAGGGTTGCAAATTAAAATACCATTTTTGGTATTACAAAACCTTAGTCGTTAG